A segment of the Crassostrea angulata isolate pt1a10 chromosome 10, ASM2561291v2, whole genome shotgun sequence genome:
GAGTTCTCTACCAGATCGTCAAGTGTCTCCGCCAGTACGCTCACCGCAGATACCGGGTCAGAGAAAGGTACGTATAACCCGACCCCAAGTTGTTTCATGTATGTTTTTGCCAAATCAAAGAGAGGTACATAAAACCAATCCCCAAATAGTTACCTGTAGTTTGTTACCGGGTCAAAAAGAGGTACATATAGCCACACCCAAATTATTAAAATAGTCACATGAGGACATTTATTTGGTTACCGAGTCAAAGAGATGTAAGTATAACCACATCTAAAATAGTTACATGTGCACAGGTATAGGGAGACTCAGAACAGGTTTCTACATAACTGCCTATTACACCGGTAGTTATACCTACCCGTATTGCATGTCCTCGCTGTCGTGTGTGTGATCTGTGTGTGCTTTGTTGCAGGGGGACCATTAAGAGCCGGGAGCACGGCCTACAGACCTTGTTGTACTTTGTACAGATGACCAGTAGCTACGTCCTGATGCTGATCATAATGACCTTCAATGCCTGGGTCTTTGTGTCCGCCGTTGCTGGACTGGGTCTGGGGTACTTTCTGTGTGGCTGGGCGTACCCGGAAATGGATAATAAAATGACATGTCCGGATCTGTGCAAAAATGAAGAAACTCGTCGTCATGGCAACGGGGACACAGAACAAGAGTTAAAACTGTTGCCAAGTCCGTCTGCAGCAAATTGCGAAGAATGTTCAATGTGATGTCATTTATACTGTTTGCTGTATGTATTTTGAGGTGTTATTTCCAGTAATAgtacaataatttaattctggttgtaatgcggcttctgattggctaaaaaattattttatatcgtatatagaatgttgcctacgtcatagtaagactaatgTCAAAGTCataaacgtatcaatacgcatgacgttacgtttgaattttgtacaattttacgtcattttaaaagtcaaatgcccgtttatctacaatgaagagtaaaaaaaataaattaaaagtattcaatatgtatttgttttatttgatatgaaatggGTTGAAACACtttacgctatttttataaAGCGCTTCGCGGTTTTTAAAGCGTAAACagtcccaaaccattttatatcatataaaacaaataaatattgaattcattctttcattaaaaattcattatgacgtcacaaacagtGCGCGAAATGTATATTATGACGTAATTAATAGTGCGAGAAACGTTCATTATGACGTCTACAACAGTGTTTGAAATGTATTAGAACAGTGCAAttagataattatttttatacagtaaGTGTTTAGTGGTTACTACATATCAGTTATTAGATGTGACCTTTAGTTCAATATTTATGGTGCTAGtatttaacattattatataaatgtcttgttatgttttgtttattatttacatttttgacattAAACAACAATGCCATgacattttttacttttacgGGATATTTTTGACATCAGTATACAACTTTAAgttctttttaatcaaaatttaatatgtaaaaagtATATTCAATATGAGTGGCCGCTGGCGAGTATATAAACTATGATTCAACTACAGTACAGTATGATTTTCGTTACATCTTTCTCAATCGATCTCTTTGTCTCTTAAGCATCttgtacatataaaatgttAAGGCGTGTGCAATGGTTTtgtcataatattaaaaaagaataaatagagaaaattgACCGTTTGTCtttcgttaattttttttatccaggTGTTAATATTTCTGTTTTGGTTTGAttcttgaaaatatattttttttgtagagGACACACGAGCCTGGACATTATTCGGTTTCTCATCTGCCAGGTGctatagaccccccccccccctttttttcgcTAAACATCTTATGAACTTTAGCATTTacactttttaatttattctcTTTTAAATGCACTAAATCTTAAAGACCATATTTTTTTCGTTTActgtaaattaatatttatagcaaacgcagctcgccggcgcgcagcgccggcgcgaagcgagctctaccggcaaggcgtgtgtgaatagaaaattcggactatttgcacattcattcaacggatttttttggcgtcagtaaatcggaccagtaatgccttgttttaatcgtcccagtagttccctgtaattatggtttcccatttcacactctcacgagaacaagataaaagactatgtacatgcattgtaaataacacaacgccaatttccattacttttaagactaacggagttatcgtcctttcgagtgacgtcacaatggatttcttgcacattgatccgacagaatttttcggagtcagtaaatttcgacccacaatgcaattcctcaatgtcggcCGATCTCACTAGACCAATCGGCAATCCTCGGCTAATTCCGCTACGCTCCATACAAACGTTAATGTCGAGTGCGCGAGACATCCGAGTAGTTCCGAGTGctcactagactggataccatctcgcgagaatcaaagtaaaacttttgaaaaacagataaattgtgtaatttccagaacatcatgctttttaagtaaacaatcaatatttttcGCGTAGTTTTTTCTAGTGTGTTTTCGAAGAGACAGACTACACTTGAcggacgtgaactttgacgtcacaataaggggaaacaactctaagtagttattgtaaatctgctgaaatataaataccaaaatcttctcaaaatcttgcagagcttACGAATCgagacatttcttcagagataggaaacagcagtaacttgctctcatttggatgaatgctcacatttattttattcactgtatttacggtaatttccaggaacgtttttttaaatggggcgtggcaacatcattcaaaaaatcttcacaagcaaaaagaaaaataaaattctcaaaatcaggaaaattctgatcggggtgaggaatggggagtgcgtggtatgcctttagctctttagctgctcaaaagtgtctttattttcactactGTTTATGGTATTACATGCTACCgggggatccattttccttatgtgatcaacaaattttttttatacgtaatgTAGCGTTTCTATTTTCTCAACGTTTCtcctttttaaagaataagtcAGCGTTGTTCtcacaattttaataaaaggTAATAATCCAAGaaacatatgtataaatcattcaaaactTGTGCAATTCTAACCTACTACTCTGCTAAATAAAACCACCCGCACTGAACTTCAGCCAATCTCCCTTTATATATAACGTCTCTAAAATAACTCCTCAATCACGTGCATAATTCACTCCtaataataaaatcaactcctctCTTTAAAATAACTCCTCACTATGTttcataacaaatacaatttaggTCAGAGATGAGGAGTTAATATCAATTAGTAAACAAAGTTCATACGTTAAAGAAAGAAATACActagataaaattaaaatgaataatataactTTGCTTcagtaaatttaatttctttttaaacgggggaggggggattctgtgataagtcaatttttatttgtttaagaaaaatgtctgctgcaagaaaagaggaaatattatgttaaaacattatgttaaaatctttattattcaacaacattttatctgagataaattctatactggcgtgcgaccagtatataaacaatctgatcaaaatcagatttttgaTCCGCTCCGACAAATTCTGATGTCGCTACACTTTGTTCAGCGACTATCAGAATATCGGAGCGTTattaagatctgattttaatcagattggtatataaataaataaaaaatcttatgaaatatgaaataataaaaatttactggaaaatttgtatatttattttgcattcttCATTTACGTGTACGTATTTACGtcattacttttatttttattgatttatcataattcatttttgatcacctgctgcgctcgccccaacggtcgcaccgtaaaacatattataagtgtagtacatatttatttcataatgatCATCATTCAATTTCGGATCACCAAAAATAATGAATCTACAGCGTCGAGGTATTATTCTCAGAATCGGGTATTATAATCATAATCAAGTTAAAACTATGTCCAggataaaaataaagatattttttttttaatatcctgGATTATATCCATTTAATGGTGATtgtgtttataatttttacttgttcgttttattttgtatttgcgCATGTCAACATAGATGTGAGTCAGTGAGATTAGAGTCTATTCAAAAACCAGTTTATGTCtgtaaattagaaataaatagGATTTTGTGAAAGTATTCATTCATGCATGTATACTGTACCATATGTTatagtttttaaattcattaggaaagttgtaatttttttcattgatgaaaAGAAATAGACCAATTATCTCTCCTAATCAGGTGATTAAAGTGTTTCAAAACATATGTGTACACACAATAATACACCGCAAAATAAGAGGGACTTCAAAGTGTGAATACCTTGCATCGGGTACCGCTTGCATCTCCAAATTAAGTACTCATTAATTAAGTACTCGCTAATTAAGTACTCCCTGTCAGACTTGCCAGGTGGGACAAGGCGTCGGTAGTTATTGTTTTTACCACTCTACCATTTACCTGCCTAACTATCAGTAAAAAAAGGTATGTATCATGAACTGTGCTCTCTTATTAAATTGTAAGGAAATGTTAATATATTATTAGAAAATTGCtaaattagagagagagagagagagagagagagatttctgATATTGAAAAGCCTTTGTTGTATTTTAGAACAGTTGCGAAAAAGAGCGAAATGTTTTCAATACCGTAACATAAAACGGGGCGTTATGGTAAAAACCGTCATAAATCCTAGACTTAGAATACTCCAAATCAAGTGTGCACATATTGATCGCAGGTGCTTGAGGACTGGACCACCCCGCCCCCTCCCATCCACCCATTAGGTCCCTGGGTACATGTAGTTGACTCTCCTCTCTCATTTCTATGTAAATCAGCGCCTCTTCTGCCTAGAAAATGAAACACATTTCATGTTGAGGAGGGGTGTacataaattgatttttccggtatttttttttaaaattgttatattgtgtatatttgttttaattctgtaagaaactacatgtaaggtcgaaataccggtatttattgACACGCTGCAAAAAGATTAAATCAaaacattggttttttttcactaaaataaatacatacttTTTGACCAGGTAATagacttatatatatatatatataagtacttcagttgttaatttgaaattccTTACCATCGACAATTGCTAAATCTTTTTACACCTATCCTTAATCACATCAGAATGTTTGTTATCGATGAGATAAATTCAAATGTTGAATTACTCGGCCGTATTCTGTtctatattgtattgtttatcaCCAAGAACTGTGTGATAAAATGCATTGCTTTAACAGATATTCATAAATTAAgaacataaaaaatatgtagatatattaTATGTTAAATCACTGATAAAATGgaaatgataaatgtaataATAAACAGGATAATTGAGAGAAtattctcaaaacaaaaataatttgatgtTTCCTTTCTTAATTTTTAGCACTTGTAAAGGTATTTGCCAAAATAACATTACtctttggttttttgttttgttgatgaTAATAGAAAAAGTTTAATGTTAGaatgattttcatattatttcaggcacgtagcatcggggggggggggggggggtgcaggcacactttttctcgcagcaactaatttgttaaaatttacatataaaaaattgaattattattgagttggccccccactttttttggagGTGGTAAGAAATcagtatgaaaataaggaaattaggattgaaattaAAGTTTATACTAcggtagcccccccccccccccccccccccccccacggattaggattttgaagattatGGGAAAGTCCGTATttgcttcttcttttttttttgcttgtcatgattttttggatgagtctcccccccccctacaCTTTAAAAGTGAACATGGTAAACAAACTCTCTCgttcaaataaatattataaaatctgACACGCTCAATCTCAAGTTGACGAGAAAACAATTGATATTTActtataatatgtacatgtacatttgttttgtttttttttgcaaatacacatgtatacctGTGATTTAAAATTGTCGCATATCTGCTTATACATCATACATTTGGAAGAAACCTTGAACACCCCGCGAATGTTattatcatttcaattttagaccacgtggttttatttgaccctttctgtttcgcagtaaaaatcgtgtttatagtctatttcagagaatctaggtacttgtagtcaaatataaattctagaggtttattgtttttaacttcattaattggtggataaaatgtgttctagaaatacacaaaacaatacaaaaaatagttttttttctgctgttgcgacaattaacatgcgtagtCGAGATCCCctctaagaattaattttcgatccgcgcctgacctagtaataacatcaatagtgaaacagactgtactattttatgcagaatgttccttgaaaatggctcgatacactaagtttttaagcaaaacattcacccattaattttttttaaaaatggtattgcacaccacaagcatcaaacatggctatgattttattaagcaacctaatgtttatattattaaccactctacacgtggttgaacacgaacgataactctgttctgaatatcatcgtttgatttaaagaaataagacatacatcttaaaagatgttgatgttttaacataaatcaaagtagaatatgatatgaaaatcgaccagtacttacgtattttgagaatattatccgaacacttatacttccgctcaaaatttcacaggaactgaacaaatctcggtgaagtctcgtgaactttcattctagcacctctggatttattacatacttagcaacgataaagaaaacattccgaacacattcgcaggggtgttgaAGGTTAGAATGTGAATATGGTAACTGAGATACATAATTACACATATTCTGTTTTTCAGACAATGGTACAAGATCATCCCTTCTTTATTCTGCAGGGATGGAACATCACTGAAACAACAGGTAAACAGATATTGACCTCAATATCATCATCTCTGAGTATAACATGCATGACAAGTTTGAGTTGATAGACATTCATTGATATtaacattcagtgtatatttccccctATGTTTGCATTGGGTATATGCGACATTCAATTTCCTATGTGAATACACAAGTTTCTGGTACTATATTTTAAGTCGCGGATTGCCGGAAGCAAAGtgaataacatgttaatatggctgcTCTATGTcagtttcatatccctgactaagagcATATATGatggacgttgtttactcatgGTTTGAGTtttcaaattcggattgttataaagttcaatgtcatgagtaaaatttgctttaattacaaaagatatttatgaaatgaattattattgacataacatttgatattttttactaCATTATGGTATTAGACTAGAACAAAGTTGGATTTTTaccaaaacagaggaaattcggactaaattcttcaaattttgtttttcactgaaatatttttggtagtactctaatatttaaagttatggtttaatttgttagtcaacataattttgcatactTTCTGTTGATTTCATCTCACTTTTTCATTTAGATAATagtatggcacacactacaaatatattaaaacatgtttaaaaatgataaaagacaccatatctcaaaatttttatcattgacctcatataaactTAATGCCAGCAAAGTAAGGTCAATATTCtaagtttaatactataaatgatTTAGTATTaccatcattcagttttttgttcaattgaatcaaaaaaggatagggatttgaaaactgatagtgGAAATTCAGactgaaataattataaaaattgtgaatgaaatcttcatgctttgtatctatttcgtgtcactgccattcataaactgtatttcattttcaaaagggTTAAGCAACTTGTAgttttttcacaattaagaaaatctcaatcatagtgcaaaattttaagggatttttcttaaatcatcaaaaagtattcaatggccattaactcaaaaagtaggccATTGACcgacttttttgaaagtgaaaaataacactaccatgaaaggtctataacacacaatcgatggtttttcaatatcatcagtggatttttttcattctgagtaaacgttagctgcaggactgtagctcccggtctgaaaaaattcggatggacgacctgggagctacagtgcctcccatagtaaaaaactgcaatttacggcgcacaaaaaaatgcgctagttttggactgattaaccttattttcacacaaattctgtgaaaacaatgagtaccattaaattcttcagacaatttactactgatattgttactttacttgcctcagactttctctgaAACATGCTAACCGACCTCTGAAAATAAAGTGTattaatttacgtcgagatcgagagtcgccattttcacatgtaaacaaactgcaccacttcactttacggggctggtgatggtgtttagaagaatatcagaggcaagtaaagtgacgatatctgtagtaaattgTCTGAGGAAatttttggaatcaaatatttgtacagaatgtgttcggaatTGAGAtgaatcagtccaaaactagcgcaattttttgtgcgccgtaaattgcagttttttactatgggaggcactgtagctcccaggtcgtccatccgaattttttcagaccgggagctacagacctgcagctaagtaaacgtataccttaaaGCGACGATACACAAATATTGCATACACATAGACATCGgtatgaaaatgtaaatataagcattgaatgcttatttttggataacTTTTTGTTACACTTTACAGGTTTGGTGGGGGCCCTTATCGTTACCCTGATCCTATGTCTGATTAACGAGACGTTATAACTATATTACACGTTACAGGTTTGGTGGGGGCCCTCACTGTCACCCTGATCCTATGTCTGATTAACGAGACGTTATAACTATATAACACGTTACAGGTTTGGTGGGGGCCCTCACTGTCACCCTGATCCTATGTCTGATTAACGAGACGTTATAACTATATTACACGTTACAGGTTTGGTGGGGGCCCTTACTGTCACCCTGATCCTATGTCTGATTAACGAGACGTTATAACTATATTACACGTTACAGGTTTGGTGGGGGCCCTCACTGTCACCCTGATCCTATGTCTGATGAACGAAACGTTATAACTATGTTACACGTTACAGGTTTGGTGGGGGCCCTTACTGTCACCCTGATCCTATGTCTGATTAACGAGACGTTATAACTATATTACACGTTACAGGTTTGGTGGGGGCTCTTACTGTCACCCTGATCCTATGTCTGATGAACGAAACGTTATAACTATGTTACACGTTACAGGTTTGGTGGGGGCTCTTACTGTCACCCTGATCCTATGTCTGATTAACGAGACGTTATAACTATGTTACACGTTACAGGTTTGGTGGGGGCCCTTACTGTCACCCTGATCCTATGTCTGATTAACGAGACGTTATAACTATGTTACACGTTACAGGTTTGGTGGGGGCCCTTACTGTTACCCTGATCCTATGTCTGATTAACGAAACGTTATAACTATGTTACACGTTACAGGTTTGGTGGGGGCTCTTACTGTTACCCTGATCCTATGTCTGATGAACGAAACGTTATAACTATGTTACACGTTACAGGTTTGGTGGGGGCCCTTACTGTCACCCTCATCCTATGTCTAATTAACGAGACGTTATAACTATGTTACACGTTACAGGTTTGGTGGGGGCTCTTACCGTCACCCTGATCCTATGTCTGATGAACGAAACGTTATAACTATGTTACACGTTACAGGTTTGGTGGGGGCCCTTACCGTCACCCTGATCCTATGTCTGATTAACGAGACGTTATAACTATATTACACGTTACAGGTTTGGTGGGGGCTCTTACTGTCACCCTGATCCTATGTCTGATGAACGAAACGTTATAACTATGTTACACGTTACAGGTTTGGTGGGGGCTCTTACTGTCACCCTGATCCTATGTCTGATTAACGAGACGTTATAACTATGTTACACGTTACAGGTTTGGTGGGGGCCCTTACTGTCACCCTGATCCTATGTCTGATTAACGAGACGTTATAACTATGTTACACGTTACAGGTTTGGTGGGGGCTCTTACTGTCACCCTGATCCTATGTCTGATTAACGAGACGTTATAACTATGTTACACGTTACAGGTTTGGTGGGGGCCCTTACTGTCACCCTCATCCTATGTCTGATTAACGAGACGTTATAACCATGTTACACGTTACAGGTTTGGTGGGGGCTCTTACCGTCACCCTGATCCTATGTCTGATTAACGAGACGTTATAACTATGTTATACGTTACAGGTTTGGTGGGGGCTCTTACCGTCACCCTGATCCTATGTCTGATTAACGAGACGTTACACGCCTTCATTTGTTTCGCCGAGAGCATCAATGCATCCAGGTAAGCGCATTTCTTTCCATcatatatttatgtacatgtatattttttaactatatctaatttatattttttttatgatttgaaaaaaatacaagtgtAGATTGattttcagaagaaaaaaatatgtttttaaacaattatcGTCAAGAAAAgccattcagaaaaaaattacattgtttCACGTAATTAAAACGTAAAAGGTTAGATATACCATTTACTTACAAAATGAGAAATGATTCttcgaaatattttgatttgatcatGCCCGACCGTGCTAGTATTCGATCACCTTTATAGATCTGATACCCACAGAATGGTTCCTTACTATTCATAGTTTTAAGCAATTGTGCAATTTAATATTGAAACAGTCATTAATGAATTGTATTGGGCCATAAATTATAAAACCGATTGGTAGTGTAATcatagacaaagacactggaaattGTGAATATATCAGACTCgttttttgacaaaattcaaaatgtgtACGCGGGGGGAAATGATgattaattctaaaaattgaagaTTTTTCGCTTGTGCATCAttcaaatgaatgaaaaatacattttttaaaattcaaatgcaAGTCATATATACATACCTGTATGTACGTGTAAACAAAGACCCAGCCGTATTCAAACTCACGGTCTGcttcaatcgcaacttctcggacctttccggcaagctcggaaaaacacctcgaaagTATAACCTAGGCGTCattgacaacccccctttttataaaacgtGGTATAAATGTAAGTACAACACAGTTTACCATCTGTTTTGATGTGAGATATACTTTACCAAAGTAAgcgatataccctaaaatataacacagaagtgATGTACATTGCTGTCTAGCCGATTCTTTTATaaaatgggaagcgactccattttgtataaaattttaacaactggtgatgttaatacattcgaagtgattttccgagcttgccggaaaggcccgagataTTGCGATTGGGTCTGCTTATCAGTGGTTTGATGCTATATTCGATGAGCTacaaagtttaacaaacaaattCAAGTAAAACGTAACGTTTCGATccccatgttgtgacgtacgtTAATGAATTAAAGTAAAACAAACGATGCCGTTTAATCAATGACCCTAGCTGTTTGGTGAATTTAACGAGATCACATTTGATATTTCAGGTACATAACAGAAGGGTGGATCTACTCCGTGACCTTTCAGCACTGCCTGATGGCATTCCTGCACGTGTTTCGTGTGTACGTCTGCTGCCTCCTCGTGATGTCACTATCCACCATGAATGTCTGGATCATCCTGACGCTTGGATTTGGTTCCGGAGTAGGATACCTATTGATTCGTCCCCTGATATTTTACCTCCTCCACAAACATCACAGGACTAACAACGGGACTAACAACACCAAATGGACCATCATCTCTACGGAACCCCTCAGTAGTACCCCGAAATCCTTCTCGGTCCCTCGACTGACCATGTCACGTGATTTGATGGATGCGCTGCGGGAGAAGCGGATTTCCAAAAGCCTGTTGAGTGGAACAGTTGGATCCGCCGACGTGTCTTTGCAGTGGGACTTCACGGGTAACATGACCGAGGACCTGGAGCCAAACAACTGGATCCGCCAGTCGCAGTGGGACGGGTCCCTGGAGATGTTGGACACTGGGTACGTGGGCGGGGATTCCCCGGACTGCTCCGCCGTCTCCGTCACCATGTATGTGTCCGTTGTGTAATATCAGTGTTATATCAGCCTCATGTATGTGTCTATAGTGTGATATCAGTCTCCATGAAAGTGTCCGAAATGTGATATCAATTACCACGCTTCCGTAGAGAGAGAACAAGGAAAACCATTATGTGTATTTTGTGTGATATTTATACCAACGAATGTGTCCGTAGTTTTATTATGTGTTTGATATCTTGTATTACCATATGTTCTACTCTACTATTTACAGTGTTTAACGATTATGAATTGAATCCAGCATTTATAGTAGTTCCTAACACAATAATCAGTGATTATTCATTCATTCTCCCTACGTGTCCACTATCAACCATgcatgtcatttttaaaatattaatgtcaCGTTTGTTTACTGTTTATGAACAATGATTGTACAAGATACGAATGCAATAAAAGggggaaaaaaatgtttgatttctATTTTTCCTGATTTTGGCATATTACCAGTTTATTCTGAAGACGATAGc
Coding sequences within it:
- the LOC128164404 gene encoding uncharacterized protein LOC128164404, with product MTSQSSHSEHSSHHMQFFSVGVNVPILFKEWNLNTKTGLFLTCVGSILLGVLYQIVKCLRQYAHRRYRVRERGTIKSREHGLQTLLYFVQMTSSYVLMLIIMTFNAWVFVSAVAGLGLGYFLCGWAYPEMDNKMTCPDLCKNEETRRHGNGDTEQELKLLPSPSAANCEECSM
- the LOC128167215 gene encoding uncharacterized protein LOC128167215 — encoded protein: MLYVTGLVGALTVTLILCLINETLHAFICFAESINASRYITEGWIYSVTFQHCLMAFLHVFRVYVCCLLVMSLSTMNVWIILTLGFGSGVGYLLIRPLIFYLLHKHHRTNNGTNNTKWTIISTEPLSSTPKSFSVPRLTMSRDLMDALREKRISKSLLSGTVGSADVSLQWDFTGNMTEDLEPNNWIRQSQWDGSLEMLDTGYVGGDSPDCSAVSVTMYVSVV